One window of the Ramlibacter henchirensis genome contains the following:
- a CDS encoding CaiB/BaiF CoA transferase family protein — MPADNASQLPLAGRVVVEMGHSVAAPFAGQILGDLGAEVIKVEKPAGDDARQWGPPFVDGAAATFQSLNRNKRSLVLDLRDPKAFAQLNRLIDERADVVLQNMRPGQVDTLGLDAATLRARKPSLVYCNLGAFGSVGPLADRPGYDPLMQAFSGIMSVVGEPGGNPVRVGPSIVDMGAGMWAALGIVSLLMRRQSTGEGGLVDVSLFETAATWMTMYSAQYLASGRLPGKNGSGQVGIVPYRAYRTADGDLVVAAGNNDLFRRLCKVLDEPGWPEDPRFADNPSRVENAALLYGMLEKHFERRTSGEWIELLDRAGIPCAPVQDVAGMLRHPQTEALGMLQPVPGSSIPLLGLPIRFDGERPAPRSASPALGEMNASLE, encoded by the coding sequence TTGCCCGCCGACAACGCATCGCAGCTTCCCCTCGCCGGCCGCGTGGTCGTCGAGATGGGCCACAGCGTCGCCGCGCCCTTCGCGGGGCAGATCCTGGGCGATCTCGGCGCCGAGGTCATCAAGGTCGAGAAGCCCGCGGGCGACGACGCGCGCCAGTGGGGGCCGCCCTTCGTGGACGGCGCGGCGGCCACGTTCCAGTCCCTCAACCGGAACAAGCGGTCGCTGGTGCTCGACCTGCGCGACCCGAAGGCATTCGCGCAGCTGAACCGCCTGATCGACGAGCGCGCGGACGTGGTGCTGCAGAACATGCGCCCGGGCCAAGTGGACACGCTCGGTCTCGATGCCGCGACGCTGCGCGCGCGAAAGCCTTCGCTGGTGTACTGCAACCTGGGCGCCTTCGGCTCCGTCGGGCCGCTGGCCGACCGGCCCGGCTACGACCCGCTGATGCAGGCCTTCAGCGGCATCATGAGCGTGGTCGGCGAGCCGGGCGGCAATCCGGTTCGGGTCGGTCCTTCGATCGTGGACATGGGCGCCGGCATGTGGGCGGCGCTCGGCATCGTCTCGCTGCTGATGCGCCGGCAGTCCACCGGCGAAGGCGGGCTGGTGGACGTCTCGCTGTTCGAGACCGCCGCCACCTGGATGACGATGTATTCCGCGCAATACCTCGCCAGCGGCCGGCTGCCCGGCAAGAACGGCTCGGGCCAGGTGGGCATCGTGCCGTACCGCGCCTACCGCACCGCGGACGGCGACCTGGTGGTGGCGGCCGGCAACAACGACCTGTTCCGCCGCCTGTGCAAGGTGCTGGACGAGCCCGGCTGGCCGGAGGACCCGCGCTTCGCCGACAACCCCTCGCGCGTGGAAAACGCCGCGCTGCTGTACGGGATGCTGGAGAAGCACTTCGAGCGCCGCACCAGCGGCGAGTGGATCGAGCTGCTGGACCGGGCGGGCATCCCCTGCGCGCCGGTGCAGGACGTGGCCGGCATGCTGCGGCATCCGCAGACCGAGGCGCTCGGCATGCTGCAACCGGTGCCGGGCAGTTCCATCCCCCTGCTGGGCCTGCCGATCCGCTTCGACGGCGAGCGGCCCGCGCCGCGCAGTGCATCGCCTGCGTTGGGCGAGATGAACGCGAGCCTCGAATGA
- a CDS encoding SDR family NAD(P)-dependent oxidoreductase, whose amino-acid sequence MAEAPIPRSLAGRTAVVTGSGRNIGRAIAVALAAQGAKVVVNGHSDSSAVDEVVQQIRLAGGEATGVMADVGRDDEVARLIAAAAAQFGSVDIVVSNVGIRRKQPFLEITPEQWDEVLRTNLSAAFYLARHAVPHMQARKWGRIVLISGFDGFWGQVTHRAHNITAKAGLHGLAMALAREFGPDGITANTVAPGAIDTVRDWSQYTHQQREQLEREIPLGRYGKPDEVAAACDLLCSERGGFISGQVIHVNGGHYMY is encoded by the coding sequence ATGGCTGAAGCACCGATCCCGCGCTCGCTCGCAGGCCGCACCGCGGTCGTCACCGGCTCCGGCCGCAACATCGGCCGTGCGATCGCGGTCGCGCTGGCGGCGCAGGGGGCCAAGGTCGTGGTCAACGGGCACAGCGACTCGTCCGCGGTCGATGAGGTCGTCCAGCAAATCCGGCTGGCGGGCGGCGAAGCGACGGGCGTGATGGCCGACGTCGGGCGCGACGACGAGGTCGCGCGGCTGATCGCCGCGGCCGCTGCGCAATTCGGCTCGGTCGACATCGTGGTCTCGAACGTCGGCATCCGCCGCAAGCAGCCGTTCCTGGAGATCACGCCCGAGCAGTGGGACGAGGTGCTGCGCACCAACCTGTCGGCCGCGTTCTATCTCGCACGCCACGCGGTCCCGCACATGCAGGCGCGCAAATGGGGCCGCATCGTCCTGATCTCCGGCTTCGACGGCTTCTGGGGCCAGGTCACCCACCGCGCCCACAACATCACGGCCAAGGCCGGGCTGCACGGGCTGGCCATGGCGCTGGCGCGCGAGTTCGGCCCGGACGGGATCACGGCCAACACGGTCGCGCCGGGCGCGATCGACACGGTCCGCGACTGGTCGCAGTACACGCACCAGCAGCGCGAACAGCTCGAGCGCGAGATCCCGCTCGGCCGCTATGGCAAGCCCGACGAAGTGGCCGCCGCCTGCGACCTGCTCTGCTCCGAGCGGGGCGGCTTCATCTCCGGGCAGGTGATCCACGTCAACGGCGGCCACTACATGTATTGA
- a CDS encoding enoyl-CoA hydratase/isomerase family protein, which translates to MSHPDYATLKLSAGGPHLLVVTLNRPDALNAINTQMGRDMLDLWTRLTADTGDTRCVVLTGAGDRAFCAGGDLKERHGMTDEQWRAQHEIFERSFFALLDVPVPVIAAVNGHAYGGGFETALACDFIYAARNARLALSETRLGIMPGGGGTQTLARAVGERRAKELILRAQAFDAEQGLQWGLVNHLSEPGRVLDDALAAATDIARNGPLSVRQAKKSIHFGLQGDLRTGCRFEIEAYNRLVSSQDRHEGVRAFNEKRAPNFQGR; encoded by the coding sequence ATGAGCCATCCCGATTACGCCACCCTGAAGCTTTCCGCCGGCGGGCCGCACCTGCTGGTCGTCACGCTCAACCGGCCCGACGCGCTCAATGCGATCAACACGCAGATGGGCCGCGACATGCTGGACCTGTGGACGCGGCTGACCGCCGACACGGGCGACACGCGCTGCGTGGTGCTGACCGGCGCGGGCGACCGGGCCTTCTGCGCCGGCGGCGACCTGAAGGAGCGCCACGGCATGACCGACGAGCAATGGCGGGCGCAGCACGAGATCTTCGAGCGCTCGTTCTTCGCGCTGCTGGACGTGCCGGTGCCGGTGATCGCCGCGGTCAACGGCCATGCCTATGGCGGCGGCTTCGAGACGGCCCTGGCCTGCGACTTCATCTACGCGGCCCGCAATGCGCGGCTGGCCCTGTCCGAGACGCGCCTGGGCATCATGCCCGGCGGCGGCGGCACGCAGACGCTGGCGCGCGCGGTCGGCGAGCGCCGCGCCAAGGAGCTGATCCTGCGCGCGCAGGCGTTCGACGCGGAACAAGGCCTGCAGTGGGGACTGGTGAACCACCTGAGCGAGCCGGGCCGCGTCCTCGACGATGCCCTCGCCGCGGCCACGGACATCGCGCGCAACGGACCGCTCTCGGTCCGCCAGGCGAAGAAATCGATCCACTTCGGCCTGCAGGGCGACCTGCGGACCGGCTGCCGCTTCGAGATCGAAGCCTACAACCGCCTCGTGTCCTCGCAAGACCGGCACGAGGGCGTGCGCGCCTTCAACGAGAAGCGCGCGCCGAACTTCCAGGGACGATGA
- a CDS encoding GntR family transcriptional regulator, producing the protein MHAAPRESAAPANAPRYQQLSAMLAREIGDGRYAVGSLLPPEPQLCQRFSVSRHTVREAVRQLCDMGLVSRHQGVGTVVRASRSDKQYSASLASLGDLMAYAQGTRLKVLGSRWVEADAALAAQLRCQEGERWLEWNTVRLPAEGGEPIVHMRVFVRPECEGMREELESGKAWVFGLIEKYGGERIHEAQQVVAAVAVPAASARLLGVKPRSPGLLVRRFYLGRNGRLLSVSLNVHPPGRVEFTTTWRLDNTAAA; encoded by the coding sequence ATGCACGCTGCCCCCCGCGAGTCGGCGGCGCCCGCCAACGCGCCGCGCTACCAGCAGTTGAGCGCGATGCTCGCGCGCGAGATCGGCGACGGCCGCTATGCCGTGGGCAGCCTGCTGCCGCCCGAGCCGCAGCTTTGCCAGCGGTTCTCGGTCTCGCGCCATACCGTCCGCGAGGCGGTGCGGCAGCTCTGCGACATGGGCCTCGTCTCGCGCCACCAGGGCGTGGGCACCGTGGTCCGGGCGAGCCGCAGCGACAAGCAGTATTCCGCTTCGCTCGCGTCACTGGGCGACCTGATGGCCTACGCGCAGGGCACGCGGCTCAAGGTGCTGGGTTCGCGCTGGGTCGAAGCCGACGCCGCGCTGGCTGCGCAGCTGCGTTGCCAGGAGGGCGAGCGCTGGCTGGAGTGGAACACCGTCCGGCTGCCCGCCGAGGGCGGCGAGCCGATCGTGCACATGCGCGTGTTCGTGCGTCCGGAGTGCGAGGGCATGCGCGAGGAGCTGGAAAGCGGAAAGGCCTGGGTGTTCGGACTGATCGAGAAGTACGGCGGCGAGCGCATCCACGAGGCGCAGCAGGTGGTCGCCGCGGTTGCCGTGCCTGCGGCCAGCGCGCGCCTGCTGGGCGTGAAGCCGCGCTCGCCGGGGCTGCTGGTGCGCCGCTTCTACCTCGGCCGCAACGGCCGGCTGCTGTCGGTGTCGCTGAACGTGCATCCGCCCGGCCGGGTCGAGTTCACCACCACCTGGCGCCTGGACAACACAGCCGCCGCATGA
- a CDS encoding Bug family tripartite tricarboxylate transporter substrate binding protein gives MHRRHAGFVLAALAFSLPGLASAQTYPDKPIRLIVPYPPGASTDALGRLVGQKVSASIGQPVVVDNRGGASGNIGTEAVAKSPPDGYTFGLGTDATHAANTHLVANPPFQPLRDFTPLALAAMNPIVLVVHPSVPASNLQELIAYVKANKDKAGFGSSGTGSPHHLAGELLRSRTGAPFTHVPYRGGGPALNDLIGGQIPMLFASAITVIPHIQGGRAKAIAITSAARWEKMPNVPTIAETLEGFDVPSWLAFFGPANLPAPIASRLSGEIVKALNDPEVKAKLTESGLIVVGGGPRELADMQRKDYELKGRIIRDAGVKAD, from the coding sequence ATGCACCGACGCCACGCCGGCTTTGTACTGGCCGCCCTCGCCTTCTCGCTTCCCGGGCTGGCCTCGGCCCAGACCTACCCGGACAAGCCGATCAGGCTCATCGTCCCCTATCCGCCCGGCGCGTCGACGGACGCCCTGGGCCGGCTCGTCGGCCAGAAGGTCTCGGCCTCGATCGGCCAGCCCGTCGTGGTGGACAACCGCGGCGGCGCGAGCGGCAACATCGGGACCGAGGCGGTCGCCAAGTCGCCCCCGGACGGCTACACGTTCGGCCTGGGCACGGATGCCACGCACGCGGCCAACACCCACCTGGTGGCCAACCCGCCGTTCCAGCCGCTGCGCGACTTCACGCCCCTGGCGCTGGCGGCGATGAACCCGATCGTGCTGGTGGTGCACCCGTCCGTGCCGGCCAGCAACCTGCAGGAGCTGATCGCGTACGTGAAGGCCAACAAGGACAAGGCGGGCTTCGGCAGCTCGGGCACCGGTTCGCCGCACCACCTGGCCGGCGAACTGCTGCGCTCGCGCACCGGCGCGCCGTTCACCCACGTGCCCTACCGCGGCGGCGGCCCGGCCCTGAACGACCTGATCGGCGGCCAGATCCCGATGCTGTTCGCCAGCGCCATCACGGTGATCCCGCACATCCAGGGCGGCCGCGCCAAGGCCATCGCCATCACCAGCGCGGCGCGCTGGGAGAAGATGCCCAACGTGCCGACCATCGCCGAGACGCTGGAAGGATTCGACGTTCCCTCCTGGCTCGCCTTCTTCGGCCCGGCCAACCTGCCTGCGCCGATCGCCAGCCGCCTCTCGGGCGAGATCGTGAAAGCGCTCAACGACCCCGAGGTGAAAGCCAAGCTCACCGAAAGCGGCTTGATCGTGGTCGGCGGCGGTCCCAGGGAGCTGGCCGACATGCAGCGCAAGGACTATGAACTCAAGGGCCGCATCATCCGCGATGCCGGCGTGAAGGCGGACTGA
- a CDS encoding MFS transporter has translation MTGSQLPGHPWLALQVTLAAQMLSTVVLSAAPVLAPAVAPALGLAPERVGLFTGTAYLFAMVSGLAGGPWVNRIGGVRLTQWVLLAVAAGAVSATLGMPAVLLLSAALIGAGYGVVNPAAAAILGRHAPAGSPGLFFSLKQAGVPIGVALSGLLMPLGLVAIGWRGTAWATAAACLALAALLLPAGTRLDAGERGTAPPRAAWLQTLRTVLQHAPLRRLSLVSLAYAMAQQGFLTFSVSLLTLELGMPLALAAALLAASQVACTVMRIVLGHVADRWVTPRVLLGALGLCMSASCVALGALPTGVALPLAALVMVACGATTMGWNGVYFAQLLRTVPREELAASAGGTQFFTFAGGMAGPFLFAQLLHVWGSYTAGYACLAVLSGAAGLVMLWRPAQPAAVTS, from the coding sequence ATGACCGGCAGTCAGCTGCCGGGCCATCCCTGGCTGGCGCTGCAGGTGACCCTGGCCGCGCAGATGCTGTCGACGGTCGTGCTCAGCGCCGCGCCGGTGCTGGCGCCGGCCGTCGCGCCGGCCCTGGGGCTGGCCCCCGAACGCGTGGGCCTCTTCACCGGCACCGCCTACCTGTTCGCGATGGTGTCCGGCCTTGCCGGCGGGCCCTGGGTCAACCGCATCGGCGGGGTGCGGCTGACGCAATGGGTCCTGCTCGCCGTCGCGGCGGGCGCCGTCTCGGCGACTCTCGGCATGCCGGCGGTGCTGCTGCTGTCCGCCGCGCTGATCGGCGCCGGCTACGGCGTGGTGAACCCGGCCGCCGCCGCGATCCTCGGCCGGCATGCGCCGGCTGGTTCACCCGGCCTCTTCTTCTCGCTCAAGCAGGCCGGCGTGCCGATCGGCGTGGCCTTGTCGGGCCTGTTGATGCCGCTCGGCCTGGTGGCGATCGGCTGGCGCGGCACCGCGTGGGCCACCGCAGCCGCTTGCCTTGCGCTGGCGGCGTTGTTGCTGCCTGCGGGCACGCGCCTGGATGCCGGCGAGCGTGGCACGGCGCCACCCCGCGCGGCCTGGCTGCAGACGCTGCGGACCGTGTTGCAGCATGCTCCGCTGCGGCGCCTCAGCCTCGTCTCGCTCGCGTACGCGATGGCGCAGCAAGGCTTCCTGACCTTCTCGGTTTCGCTGCTGACCCTGGAACTCGGGATGCCGCTGGCCCTGGCGGCCGCCCTGCTCGCTGCTTCGCAGGTCGCCTGCACCGTCATGCGGATCGTCCTGGGACACGTCGCCGACCGCTGGGTCACACCGCGCGTGCTGCTGGGCGCGCTCGGCCTGTGCATGTCGGCCAGCTGCGTCGCGCTCGGTGCGCTGCCGACAGGCGTTGCGCTGCCGCTCGCAGCGCTCGTGATGGTGGCGTGCGGTGCGACGACGATGGGCTGGAACGGCGTCTACTTCGCGCAGCTGCTGCGCACCGTGCCGCGCGAGGAGCTGGCGGCCAGCGCCGGCGGCACGCAGTTCTTCACCTTCGCGGGCGGAATGGCAGGACCGTTCCTGTTCGCGCAACTGCTGCACGTCTGGGGCTCGTACACGGCCGGGTACGCGTGCCTGGCGGTGCTGTCGGGGGCGGCGGGGCTGGTGATGCTGTGGCGTCCGGCGCAGCCCGCTGCGGTCACGTCATAG